In Pseudomonas fluorescens, one genomic interval encodes:
- a CDS encoding alpha/beta hydrolase: MLKAFALLTLLASSAVHAQTTLQSDLPLKYIEQVHPDANTRPLVIFLHGYGSNEADLIGMKFQLPAQYNYLSVQAPLALGEGRFQWFRKKGEGAYNGETDDLKASGQKLREFVAQAAKKYHASPDKVYLIGFSQGAMMSYEVGLRPPVAVGGIAALSGRLLPVLKTELRTEQPPLPLHIFIGHGTADDRVPYRDGTEANALLQKLAYKPEFHAYPGVGHSISSAELRDLNAWLQQLNP, translated from the coding sequence ATGTTGAAGGCGTTTGCCCTGTTAACCCTGCTGGCGTCCAGCGCCGTCCACGCGCAAACCACGCTGCAAAGCGACTTGCCACTGAAATACATCGAACAGGTCCACCCAGACGCGAACACCCGGCCGCTGGTGATTTTTCTGCACGGTTACGGCAGTAACGAAGCCGATCTGATAGGCATGAAATTTCAGCTGCCGGCGCAGTACAACTACCTTTCGGTGCAGGCGCCGCTGGCGTTGGGCGAAGGGCGTTTCCAGTGGTTTCGCAAGAAAGGCGAAGGGGCCTACAACGGTGAGACCGATGATCTGAAGGCCAGCGGTCAGAAACTGCGGGAGTTTGTCGCCCAGGCGGCGAAGAAATATCACGCCAGCCCGGACAAGGTGTACCTGATCGGCTTCAGCCAGGGCGCGATGATGAGCTACGAGGTGGGCCTGCGTCCGCCCGTGGCGGTCGGCGGCATTGCAGCGTTGAGCGGACGCCTGTTGCCGGTGTTGAAAACTGAGCTAAGGACCGAGCAGCCACCGTTGCCGCTGCACATCTTCATCGGCCACGGCACCGCCGATGATCGGGTGCCGTACCGCGACGGCACCGAAGCCAATGCGCTGCTGCAAAAACTTGCCTACAAACCCGAGTTTCACGCTTATCCCGGTGTCGGCCACAGCATCAGTTCTGCCGAGCTGCGGGACTTGAACGCCTGGCTGCAGCAGCTCAATCCGTAA
- a CDS encoding M14 family metallopeptidase: protein MQRIDHVLPWSHLGSERSLSVFRYGAGSRKVYIQASLHADELPGMRTAWELKQRLNALEQQGRLQGVIELVPVANPIGLDQHLQGSHMGRFELGSGKNFNRAFVELSAPVAARIGEQLGSDAEANIALIRQTMGQVLDELPAPASQLEALHRLLLRHACDADITLDLHCDFDAAIHIYALPQHWPRWQSLAARLKAGVALLCEDSGGSSFDESCSSPWLRLARAFPSAAIPPANLATTLELGSMGDTRVDQAQANCEAILGFLAEQGFISGEWPAAPSECCEGMPFEGTEYLFAPHHGVVSFLRNAGEWVEQGDALFEVVDPLNDRLTTVRAGTSGVLFAIDRGRYTQPGIWQAKVAGREPIRVGKLIND from the coding sequence ATGCAACGCATCGACCATGTCCTGCCCTGGAGCCATCTGGGCAGCGAACGTTCCCTCAGCGTCTTCCGTTACGGCGCGGGCAGCCGCAAGGTCTACATCCAGGCCAGCCTGCACGCCGACGAACTGCCGGGGATGCGCACCGCGTGGGAACTCAAGCAACGCCTCAACGCGCTGGAACAGCAGGGCCGTCTGCAAGGCGTGATCGAGCTGGTACCGGTGGCCAACCCGATTGGCCTCGACCAGCATCTGCAAGGCAGCCACATGGGGCGCTTCGAGTTGGGCAGCGGGAAGAATTTCAACCGCGCGTTTGTTGAACTCAGTGCGCCGGTGGCGGCGCGAATCGGTGAGCAACTGGGCAGCGACGCCGAGGCCAACATCGCGCTGATCCGCCAGACCATGGGCCAGGTGCTCGATGAGTTGCCAGCCCCGGCCTCGCAACTGGAAGCGCTGCACCGCTTGCTGCTGCGCCATGCCTGCGACGCCGACATCACCCTCGATCTGCATTGCGATTTCGACGCGGCGATTCACATTTACGCATTGCCGCAACACTGGCCGCGCTGGCAATCGCTGGCGGCGCGACTGAAGGCCGGCGTGGCCTTGTTGTGCGAAGACTCCGGTGGCAGTTCGTTCGATGAGTCGTGCTCATCGCCGTGGCTGCGTCTGGCCCGAGCGTTTCCGAGTGCGGCGATTCCCCCGGCGAACCTCGCCACCACCCTTGAACTGGGCAGCATGGGCGACACGCGGGTCGATCAGGCGCAGGCCAATTGTGAAGCGATTCTCGGCTTTCTCGCCGAGCAGGGTTTCATCAGCGGCGAATGGCCGGCGGCGCCGAGCGAATGCTGCGAAGGCATGCCGTTCGAAGGCACCGAATACCTGTTCGCGCCGCACCATGGCGTGGTCAGTTTCCTGCGCAATGCCGGGGAGTGGGTCGAGCAGGGCGATGCGCTGTTCGAAGTGGTGGATCCGTTGAATGACCGCCTCACCACCGTCCGCGCCGGCACCAGCGGCGTGCTGTTTGCGATTGATCGTGGGCGCTACACCCAGCCGGGGATCTGGCAGGCCAAGGTGGCGGGGCGTGAGCCGATTCGGGTGGGCAAGCTGATCAACGACTGA
- a CDS encoding ABC transporter substrate-binding protein, with translation MKKLVMFGALALSMLSLTAVAEDAKPIRLGIEAAYPPFSMKTADGQLTGFDVEIGDALCKQMDVKCVWVEQEFDGLIPALKVKKIDAILSSMTITDDRKKNVDFTIKYYHTPARFVMKEGSGVKDPLTELKGKKVGVLRASTHDRYATDMAKDAGFEVVRYGSQQEANLDMKSGRLDAMLADSVNLSDGFLKTDAGKGFEFVGPTYEDAKYFGGGAGIAVRKGDTELAEKFNKAITEIRANGEYKKVQDKYFDFDVYGH, from the coding sequence ATGAAGAAGCTAGTGATGTTCGGTGCCCTGGCACTGTCGATGTTGTCCCTGACCGCTGTGGCCGAAGACGCCAAACCGATTCGTCTGGGGATCGAAGCCGCTTACCCGCCATTCTCGATGAAAACCGCTGATGGCCAACTCACCGGGTTCGACGTCGAGATCGGCGATGCCCTGTGCAAACAGATGGACGTCAAATGCGTGTGGGTCGAGCAGGAGTTCGACGGCCTGATCCCGGCACTCAAAGTGAAGAAGATCGACGCGATCCTGTCCTCGATGACCATCACTGACGACCGCAAGAAAAACGTCGATTTCACCATCAAGTACTACCACACCCCGGCGCGCTTCGTGATGAAGGAAGGCTCCGGTGTCAAAGACCCGCTGACCGAGCTCAAGGGCAAGAAAGTCGGCGTGCTGCGCGCCAGTACCCACGACCGCTATGCCACCGACATGGCCAAGGACGCCGGGTTTGAAGTGGTGCGCTATGGCTCGCAACAGGAAGCCAACCTGGATATGAAATCTGGTCGTCTTGACGCGATGCTGGCCGACTCGGTCAACCTCAGCGACGGTTTCCTGAAGACCGACGCCGGCAAAGGTTTCGAATTCGTCGGCCCGACTTACGAAGACGCCAAGTACTTCGGCGGCGGTGCCGGGATTGCCGTACGCAAGGGCGATACCGAGCTGGCCGAGAAATTCAACAAGGCCATCACCGAAATCCGCGCCAATGGCGAGTACAAGAAAGTCCAGGACAAGTACTTCGACTTTGACGTGTACGGTCATTAA
- a CDS encoding rhodanese-like domain-containing protein translates to MTSLVRDIPAAPSAIALMHFSNRLTFETDCSDVYGSQEAGEVDFVLVDVRGPLAFERGHVPGAINIPTRLLTAEGLVEYSTSTLFVVYCAGPHCNGANKAAVKLAALGYPVKEMIGGVTGWLDEGFSLSVEQPARVVIACEC, encoded by the coding sequence ATGACCAGCTTGGTTCGCGACATTCCTGCCGCACCGTCGGCGATTGCCCTGATGCACTTCAGCAACCGTCTGACCTTTGAAACCGATTGTTCTGACGTGTACGGCAGCCAGGAGGCCGGTGAAGTCGATTTTGTCCTGGTCGATGTGCGCGGGCCTTTGGCGTTCGAGCGCGGTCACGTGCCGGGCGCGATCAACATTCCGACCCGCTTGCTGACCGCCGAAGGCCTGGTGGAGTATTCGACGAGCACGTTGTTCGTGGTCTATTGCGCCGGCCCGCACTGCAACGGCGCCAACAAGGCTGCGGTGAAACTGGCGGCGTTGGGTTACCCGGTCAAGGAGATGATTGGCGGCGTGACCGGCTGGCTGGATGAGGGATTTTCGCTGAGTGTCGAACAGCCTGCCCGAGTTGTCATTGCCTGCGAATGCTGA
- the ftrA gene encoding transcriptional regulator FtrA produces the protein MPDSPGLVAILAYDGLCTFEFGIAVEIFGLPRPEFDFPWYEHCIVAVDQGPMRAMGGIHVLADGGLELLTQARTIIIPGWRDREAPVPPALIDALRQAHAQGARLLSICSGVFVLAASGLLDGHGATTHWRYTDELARRYPAIAVNPDVLYVDSGQLITSAGSAAGIDACLHLLARDFGTQVANSVARRLVMSPQRTGGQAQFIPTPVSATPRNDLSRVMQWARERLHQPLEVRDLASEAAMSERTFLRRFTEASGQSPKAWLQHERLARARELLESSVHNTEQIALHCGYRSVESFRVAFRSVVGVPPSVYRERFGRGVKAIS, from the coding sequence ATGCCTGACTCACCTGGATTGGTCGCGATTCTGGCCTACGATGGCCTCTGTACCTTCGAGTTCGGCATTGCCGTGGAGATTTTCGGCCTGCCCCGGCCGGAATTCGATTTCCCGTGGTACGAGCACTGCATCGTCGCCGTCGATCAAGGGCCGATGCGCGCCATGGGCGGGATTCACGTATTGGCCGACGGCGGCCTGGAGCTGCTGACGCAGGCGCGCACCATCATCATTCCCGGTTGGCGCGACCGCGAGGCCCCGGTGCCGCCGGCGCTGATCGACGCCTTGCGACAGGCCCACGCCCAGGGTGCGCGGTTGCTGTCAATTTGCTCAGGGGTGTTTGTGCTGGCCGCCAGTGGCTTGCTCGACGGCCACGGTGCGACCACCCACTGGCGCTACACCGATGAACTGGCGCGACGCTACCCGGCGATCGCGGTCAATCCGGATGTGCTTTACGTCGATTCCGGACAGTTGATCACCTCGGCGGGCAGCGCCGCCGGGATCGATGCCTGCCTGCATCTGCTGGCACGGGACTTCGGCACCCAGGTCGCCAATTCAGTGGCCCGGCGTCTGGTGATGTCGCCGCAACGCACTGGCGGTCAGGCACAGTTCATCCCCACGCCGGTCAGCGCGACGCCGCGAAACGACTTGTCGCGGGTGATGCAGTGGGCCCGCGAGCGCTTGCACCAACCGCTGGAAGTGCGCGATCTGGCCAGCGAAGCGGCGATGAGCGAGCGCACCTTTTTGCGCCGTTTCACCGAAGCCAGCGGACAATCGCCCAAAGCGTGGCTACAACACGAGCGACTGGCCCGGGCGCGGGAATTACTGGAGAGCAGCGTGCACAACACCGAGCAAATTGCCCTGCACTGCGGTTATCGCTCGGTGGAAAGTTTTCGCGTGGCGTTTCGCAGCGTGGTCGGGGTGCCGCCGTCGGTGTATCGGGAGCGGTTTGGGCGTGGGGTCAAGGCCATTTCTTGA
- the cobF gene encoding precorrin-6A synthase (deacetylating): protein MKRLLVIGIGAGNPDYITMQAVKALNQVDVFFLMDKGPSKDKLIDLRRDICARYITDPAYRFVESHSPERARGDVDYTRAVDDLNRAKQETFEQLINEELADEQCGGFLVWGDPALYDSTIRILQAILVSGRCAFEFEVIPGITSVQALAAQHKVPLNSIGRSIEITTGRRLAAGQVSDTDSLVVMLDAEDSYHHVADQQTEIYWGAYLGTPDEILISGKLKDVAAEIERVRKAARAEHGWIMDTYLLRKP, encoded by the coding sequence ATGAAACGACTGCTGGTAATTGGCATCGGCGCCGGAAATCCCGACTACATCACGATGCAGGCGGTAAAGGCGCTGAATCAAGTCGACGTGTTCTTTCTGATGGACAAAGGCCCGAGCAAGGACAAACTGATCGATCTGCGGCGCGACATCTGTGCGCGCTACATCACCGATCCTGCGTATCGCTTCGTCGAATCCCACAGCCCCGAGCGCGCGCGCGGCGACGTGGACTACACCCGCGCGGTCGATGATCTGAATCGCGCCAAGCAAGAAACCTTCGAACAACTGATCAATGAAGAATTGGCTGACGAGCAGTGCGGCGGATTCCTCGTGTGGGGCGACCCGGCGTTGTACGACAGCACGATTCGTATCCTGCAGGCGATTCTGGTGTCAGGTCGCTGTGCTTTCGAGTTTGAAGTGATCCCCGGGATAACCAGCGTTCAGGCGTTGGCGGCGCAGCATAAAGTGCCGTTGAACAGCATTGGCCGGTCAATTGAAATCACCACTGGCCGGCGTCTGGCGGCGGGGCAGGTGAGTGACACGGACAGCCTGGTGGTGATGCTCGATGCGGAAGATTCCTACCACCATGTGGCGGATCAGCAGACAGAGATTTATTGGGGAGCCTACCTGGGCACACCGGATGAAATTCTGATCAGTGGCAAGCTCAAGGATGTGGCGGCCGAGATCGAGCGGGTGCGCAAGGCGGCGCGGGCCGAGCATGGTTGGATCATGGATACCTATCTGTTGCGTAAGCCGTAG
- a CDS encoding histidine phosphatase family protein, which produces MQSTRLTLICHARTVAQKLSRFPTNEPVENSPFAIGALAAKFTGASRLLCGPELRTRQTAEWFGVAPQVDEALRDCDWGRWHGQAIKDLQVHEAEALQAWINDPQAAPHGGESVMQLSERVAAWLTSLQGVSGHIVAVTHPFVVRAALMQVLQGAAFNAIDVEPLSMVELRFNGIWRLRLPGIDLAGAL; this is translated from the coding sequence GTGCAGTCCACCCGTTTGACTTTGATTTGCCACGCGCGAACCGTCGCACAGAAATTGTCGCGTTTTCCTACGAACGAGCCTGTTGAAAATTCGCCATTCGCGATCGGCGCGTTGGCCGCGAAGTTCACCGGCGCCAGTCGTTTGTTGTGCGGGCCGGAATTGCGTACGCGCCAGACTGCCGAGTGGTTCGGTGTGGCGCCGCAAGTGGACGAAGCGCTGCGCGATTGCGATTGGGGGCGCTGGCACGGGCAAGCGATCAAGGATCTGCAAGTGCACGAGGCCGAGGCCTTGCAGGCGTGGATCAATGATCCGCAGGCGGCACCGCATGGTGGCGAGTCGGTAATGCAGTTGAGCGAACGCGTGGCGGCATGGCTGACCAGTCTGCAAGGCGTATCGGGGCACATCGTCGCTGTCACCCATCCGTTTGTGGTGCGTGCGGCACTGATGCAGGTGTTACAGGGCGCGGCGTTCAACGCCATTGATGTTGAACCGTTGTCCATGGTTGAACTGCGGTTCAACGGCATCTGGCGGCTACGCTTGCCGGGTATCGATCTTGCGGGAGCACTGTAA
- a CDS encoding MurR/RpiR family transcriptional regulator gives MPPLRDLITDPGLELTPSERKVIRALLDQYPRNGLGPMARLAEHAGVSDPTIVRLVKKLGFGGYAEFQDALLSDMDHRLRSPRTLLQPRSHLNKDDAWGHYLADSQRLLVETQVLTQPEDVRILLDWLLDTRHQIYCFGGRFSSLMANYLLNHLRLLRPGCFALEDNAQLPDRLFDLQRQDVVLLFDYRRYQSQALRVASAAKNNNARVVLFTDIYASPLRELADLIISAPVESASPFDTMVPALAQVEALIACLTLRSPDLADRLEGIDALRNDFNTHLLEDK, from the coding sequence ATGCCCCCTCTCAGAGACTTGATCACCGACCCCGGCCTGGAACTGACGCCGTCGGAGCGCAAAGTGATTCGCGCCCTGCTCGACCAGTATCCACGCAACGGCTTGGGTCCGATGGCGCGTCTGGCCGAACACGCCGGCGTCAGCGATCCGACCATCGTGCGGCTGGTGAAGAAGCTCGGATTTGGCGGTTATGCCGAATTTCAGGACGCCCTGCTCAGCGACATGGACCACCGCCTGCGTTCGCCGCGCACCCTGTTGCAGCCACGCTCGCACCTCAATAAAGACGATGCCTGGGGCCATTATCTGGCTGACAGCCAACGCCTGCTGGTGGAAACCCAGGTTCTGACGCAACCCGAAGACGTGCGCATTCTGCTCGACTGGCTGCTCGATACCCGGCACCAGATCTACTGCTTCGGCGGGCGCTTCAGCAGCCTGATGGCCAACTACCTGCTCAACCACCTGCGCTTGCTGCGGCCCGGCTGCTTTGCCCTGGAGGACAACGCGCAACTGCCCGACCGCCTGTTCGATCTGCAACGCCAGGACGTGGTGCTGCTGTTCGACTATCGGCGCTACCAGTCCCAGGCCCTGCGGGTGGCCTCGGCGGCGAAGAACAACAACGCGCGGGTGGTGCTGTTCACCGACATCTATGCCTCGCCGCTGCGTGAACTGGCTGACCTGATCATCAGCGCCCCGGTGGAATCGGCCTCGCCGTTCGACACCATGGTGCCGGCGCTGGCCCAGGTCGAGGCGCTGATTGCCTGCCTGACCCTGCGCAGCCCCGATCTGGCCGATCGCCTGGAAGGCATCGACGCCCTGCGCAACGACTTCAACACCCATCTGCTGGAGGATAAATAA
- a CDS encoding isochorismatase family cysteine hydrolase, with the protein MFSLPHRSPRDLPFVTDHTALLLVDMQRAWLEPQFDPHLNGPDAEYFLTRAHMQVVPNQRRLLSAFREARQNVLHTIIESLTADGRDRSLDHKLSDMHLPKGSTQARIIDDLTPVENEIVLPKTSSGVFNSTNIDYVLRNLETRHLIIAGIVTDQCVDMAVRDAADRGYLVTLVEDACATYTPARHDACLNAIKGYCWITDTQTVLGRLQEMRP; encoded by the coding sequence ATGTTCAGTCTTCCCCACCGCTCGCCGCGCGATTTGCCGTTCGTCACCGACCACACCGCATTGCTGCTTGTGGACATGCAGCGTGCCTGGCTCGAACCGCAGTTCGACCCGCACCTGAACGGCCCGGACGCCGAGTATTTCCTGACCCGCGCGCACATGCAGGTGGTGCCCAACCAGCGCCGTTTGCTCAGTGCCTTTCGCGAAGCGCGGCAGAACGTGCTGCACACGATTATCGAAAGCCTGACCGCCGACGGTCGCGACCGCTCGCTGGATCACAAACTGTCGGACATGCACCTGCCCAAGGGCAGCACCCAGGCGCGGATCATCGACGACCTGACCCCGGTGGAAAACGAGATCGTGTTGCCGAAAACCTCATCCGGGGTGTTCAACTCGACCAACATCGATTACGTGCTGCGCAACCTCGAAACCCGTCACCTGATCATCGCTGGCATCGTCACCGACCAGTGCGTCGACATGGCCGTGCGGGATGCCGCCGACCGTGGCTATCTGGTGACGCTGGTCGAAGACGCCTGCGCCACCTACACCCCGGCGCGGCATGACGCCTGCCTGAACGCGATCAAGGGTTACTGCTGGATCACTGACACACAAACCGTGCTCGGCCGCTTGCAGGAGATGCGTCCATGA
- a CDS encoding glutamine synthetase: MSERLTPLPMTTIVTTDLIGITRGRSFPTDQLEHYQAAGCGWVPANSALTPQDIIASTNPWGAYGDLRLIPDLSSRVTVGNGPDAAAPALDFIHGDIRETDGQPWSTCPRTLLRDEIERYRDDLGLQVNAAFEHEFNLHAGFAEHLAFSLEAQRQGAEFGGWLLSALRAGGVEPEMFLPEYGKHQYEITCRPTLGVAAADRAVNVREITREIARQMGVDVSFAPKTKADAVCNGVHLHVSLLDLQGLPLLYDAGTSNGLSTLGQHWAAGILHYLPALCAFTAPTPVSYERLQPHHWSASYACLGQQNREAALRICPTVSLGGKSVAAQYNLEFRAMDATASPHLAMAALLIAGRLGIEQRLALNAITDDIPDSLNDEQRKARGIVALPASLAQALDCLRDSAAFNQWLPKPLLDTYHALKTEELALTEQLSPADLCEHYARLY; the protein is encoded by the coding sequence ATGAGCGAGCGCCTGACGCCGTTGCCGATGACCACCATCGTCACCACCGACCTGATCGGCATCACCCGTGGCCGCTCGTTTCCCACCGATCAGCTGGAGCATTATCAAGCCGCCGGTTGCGGCTGGGTGCCGGCCAACAGTGCATTGACGCCCCAGGACATCATCGCCTCGACCAACCCATGGGGCGCTTATGGTGATTTGCGGTTGATTCCCGATTTGAGCAGCCGCGTGACGGTCGGTAATGGCCCGGACGCCGCAGCACCGGCGCTGGACTTCATCCACGGCGACATCCGCGAGACCGATGGCCAGCCGTGGAGCACCTGCCCGCGCACGCTGCTGCGCGATGAAATCGAGCGCTATCGCGACGACCTCGGTTTGCAGGTCAACGCGGCGTTCGAACACGAATTCAACCTGCATGCCGGCTTCGCCGAACACCTGGCGTTTTCCCTTGAAGCCCAGCGTCAGGGTGCCGAATTCGGCGGCTGGCTGCTGAGCGCCCTGCGCGCCGGCGGTGTCGAGCCGGAAATGTTCCTGCCCGAATACGGCAAGCACCAATACGAAATCACCTGCCGGCCAACCCTCGGCGTGGCGGCGGCGGATCGTGCGGTCAACGTGCGCGAGATCACCCGCGAAATCGCCCGACAAATGGGCGTCGACGTCAGTTTCGCGCCGAAAACCAAGGCCGACGCGGTGTGCAACGGTGTGCACCTGCACGTCAGCCTGCTCGACCTGCAAGGTCTGCCACTGCTCTACGACGCCGGCACCAGCAACGGTCTGTCGACCCTCGGCCAGCATTGGGCCGCCGGGATCCTGCATTACTTGCCGGCGCTGTGTGCGTTCACCGCGCCGACACCGGTGTCGTATGAGCGTTTGCAGCCGCACCACTGGAGCGCGTCCTATGCGTGTCTGGGGCAGCAGAACCGTGAAGCGGCGCTGCGCATTTGTCCGACCGTGAGCCTGGGCGGCAAATCCGTGGCGGCGCAGTACAACCTGGAATTCCGCGCGATGGACGCCACCGCCTCGCCGCATCTGGCGATGGCCGCACTGCTGATTGCCGGACGGCTGGGCATCGAACAGCGTCTGGCGCTGAACGCGATCACCGACGACATTCCCGATTCACTCAACGACGAGCAACGCAAGGCCCGGGGCATCGTCGCCCTGCCCGCCTCGCTGGCCCAGGCGCTGGATTGCCTGCGTGACAGTGCAGCCTTCAATCAATGGCTGCCCAAGCCGTTGCTCGACACTTACCACGCCCTTAAAACCGAGGAACTGGCGCTGACGGAACAGCTCTCGCCCGCTGACCTGTGTGAGCACTATGCACGCCTGTACTGA
- a CDS encoding N-formylglutamate amidohydrolase — MHACTESAELGLYTRPVYNLSREDSSHPLILVCEHASRYIPEALNNLGLDDAAAREHIAWDIGALQLAEKLSETLGATLLSANYSRLLIDLNRPRHAPDSIPAQSEIYQVPGNRELDEATREYRRQTLFKPFHARLQTLIDQRVAQGQAVRVVGIHSFTPVYYGQPRPLEVGVLFGQAGAYAQRVIDGLGQHPLNVAGNQPYRVDPLGDMTVPVHGDARGLESVLIEVRNDLLRSPEAVSLWAERLAPLL; from the coding sequence ATGCACGCCTGTACTGAATCCGCCGAGCTGGGGTTGTACACCCGCCCGGTCTACAACCTGAGCCGCGAAGATTCATCGCATCCGTTGATTCTGGTGTGCGAGCACGCCAGCCGCTACATCCCCGAGGCCCTGAACAATCTGGGCCTGGACGATGCAGCCGCGCGCGAACACATCGCCTGGGACATCGGCGCACTGCAACTGGCCGAAAAGCTCTCGGAGACACTCGGCGCGACGCTGTTGAGCGCCAACTATTCACGGCTGCTGATCGACCTCAATCGGCCCCGGCATGCGCCCGACAGCATTCCGGCGCAGAGCGAGATTTATCAGGTGCCGGGTAACCGAGAGCTGGACGAAGCCACTCGCGAATACCGGCGCCAGACCCTGTTCAAACCGTTTCACGCCCGGCTGCAGACCCTGATCGACCAGCGTGTTGCACAAGGCCAGGCGGTGCGGGTAGTGGGGATTCACAGTTTTACCCCGGTGTATTACGGCCAGCCGCGCCCGCTGGAAGTCGGCGTGCTGTTCGGTCAGGCCGGCGCCTATGCGCAACGGGTGATCGATGGCCTCGGTCAGCACCCGCTGAACGTCGCGGGCAACCAGCCGTACCGGGTTGATCCGCTGGGCGACATGACCGTTCCGGTGCACGGCGATGCCCGGGGGCTGGAATCGGTGTTGATCGAAGTGCGCAACGATCTGCTGCGCAGCCCTGAAGCGGTATCGTTGTGGGCCGAGCGTCTGGCGCCACTGCTGTAA